One region of Glycine max cultivar Williams 82 chromosome 9, Glycine_max_v4.0, whole genome shotgun sequence genomic DNA includes:
- the NIP2-1 gene encoding putative Si transporter NIP2-1: MEGTSSQSTFAFIPSTIETPSPSIPEISSSSSPGSLARIAQSYPPGFPRKVLAEIIGTFLLVFVGSGSAGLSKIDERMVSKLGASLAGGLIVTVMIYSIGHISGAHMNPAVSLAFTAVRHLPWPQLPFYIAAQLTGAISASYTLRELLRPSNEIGGTSPAGSHIQALIMEMVTTYTMVFISMAVATDSNATGQLSGVAVGSSVCIASIVAGPISGGSMNPARTLGPAIATSYYKGLWVYFVGPITGAVLAAWSYNVIRDTEHPGFPISLSSISSKVRQSIGGTEQKSDQRCLV, encoded by the exons ATGGAGGGGACCAGCAGCCAAAGCACGTTTGCCTTCATCCCTAGCACAATTGAGACACCAAGTCCAAGCATCCCTGagatatcatcatcatcttccccTGGCTCTCTTGCAAGAATTGCACAAAGTTACCCTCCCGGCTTTCCCAGAAAG GTGTTAGCGGAGATTATAGGGacatttttgttggtgtttgtggGAAGTGGTTCTGCTGGGCTAAGCAAGATTGATGAGAGGATGGTGTCAAAGCTTGGAGCATCACTTGCAGGAGGACTCATAGTGACGGTCATGATATACTCAATTGGACACATATCAGGGGCACACATGAATCCCGCGGTTTCTCTTGCTTTCACCGCCGTCAGGCATCTTCCTTGGCCACAG CTCCCATTTTATATAGCAGCTCAACTCACTGGTGCCATTTCTGCTTCATACACATTGCGAGAGCTGTTACGACCATCAAATGAGATTGGAGGAACATCACCTGCTGGATCACACATTCAAGCCCTAATCATGGAAATGGTGACCACATATACCATGGTGTTCATTTCCATGGCCGTGGCCACTGACTCAAACGCG ACAGGACAGCTATCAGGAGTAGCAGTAGGTTCTTCTGTTTGCATAGCAAGCATTGTAGCCGG ACCAATATCAGGGGGATCAATGAATCCAGCAAGGACATTAGGTCCTGCAATTGCGACATCATACTACAAGGGACTTTGGGTATATTTTGTTGGACCTATTACTGGGGCGGTTTTAGCAGCTTGGTCTTACAATGTGATTAGGGACACTGAACACCCTGGTTTTCCCATTTCACTATCCTCCATTTCATCCAAGGTGCGCCAAAGCATTGGTGGAACTGAACAAAAAAGCGACCAAAGATGCTTGGTGTGA
- the GASA14 gene encoding gibberellin-regulated protein 14 precursor: MAKFFAAMILALFAISILQTVVMAANEQGGHLYDNKSKYGSGSVKSYQCPSQCSRRCSQTQYHKPCMFFCQKCCRTCLCVPPGYYGNKAVCPCYNNWKTKEGGPKCP; this comes from the exons ATGGCTAAGTTCTTTGCTGCTATGATCTTGGCACTCTTTGCCATTTCCATACTTCAAACAGTG GTAATGGCTGCTAATGAACAAGGAGGCCACTTGTATGACAACAAG aGCAAATATGGAAGTGGAAGTGTCAAGAGTTACC AATGCCCATCACAATGCTCGAGGAGATGTAGCCAGACCCAATACCACAAGCCCTGCATGTTTTTCTGTCAGAAGTGCTGCAGGACATGCCTGTGTGTGCCCCCGGGGTATTATGGTAATAAAGCTGTGTGCCCTTGCTACAACAACTGGAAGACCAAGGAAGGAGGACCCAAGTGCCCTTGA
- the LOC102663767 gene encoding uncharacterized protein, producing MTEATAWARITAYMAENRLNTAFEAESQQNMAVEAKIEDHENKETKDRRLDCIYDDEPLGFEKNPISEAPKMQAQDPLEEVDIGDGSINRPTYISANITSSLKEKLVPLLREFKDCFAWDYHEMPGLSREMVEMKLPIKEGKRPVKQLPRRFAPEIMSKIKEEIERLLRCKFIRAARYVEWLANIVPVIKKNGTLRVCIDFRDLNNATPKDEYAMPVAEMLVDSAAGFEFLSMLDGYSGYNQIFIAENDVSKTAFRCPGDFLGFVVHKKGIEINQNKTKAILETKPPSTKKQLQSLLGKINFLRRFISNLSGKAQIFSPLLRLKKDEPFKWNEEHQKAFDEIKEYLIKPPVLMPPSRNKSMKLYIAASDKTIGSMLAQEDDDGIEHAIYYLSRVLNDAETRYTAIEKLCLCLYFSCAKLKQYIKPVDVYVYSHYDIIKHMLSKPILHSRIGKWALALTEYSLTYKPLKSVKGQIVADFIVDHSLIEMPQDYVDTEPWILYFDGSKHKHGTGIGVLIISPNKVPTKFKYKIKGLCSNNEAEYEALITGLEILISLGARNVNIRGDSELVLRQLTQEYKCVNEHLAKYFVIASSLLNHFDYINIEHVPRQENREANDLAQIASGYKMSKEKLTQLIEIKNKLVLPEPLSTKLPMPKLVGASIPQNNEDESMNDLQEKIQILAIDDMLDNDWRKSIIEYLENPIGNVARKIKYRALNYVIVGNDLFKKTAEGVLLKCLSESEAYLAVSHVHSGACGSHQAGHKMKWLLFRQGLYWPSMLKDCIEFAKGCQECQKHAGIQHLPASELHSIIKPWPFRGWALDLIGEIKPASSKNQRYIIVGIDYFTKWIEAVPLPNVDQEAKFS from the exons ATGACTGAGGCCACTGCATGGGCCAGAATTACGGCTTATATGGCCGAAAATAGACTAAATACGGCCTTTGaggctgaatctcaacaaaaTATGGCAGTTGAAGCCAAGATCGAAGatcatgaaaacaaagaaacaaaggatCGAAGACTGGATTGTATTTATGATGATGAGCCGctgggttttgagaaaaatcccatAAGTGAGGCGCCAAAGATGCAGGCTCAAGATCCTTTGGAAGAGGTCGATATTGGAGATGGCTCGATTAATAGGCCAACTTATATCAGTGCCAATATCACCTCAAGTTTAAAAGAAAAGCTGGTACCTCTTCTTAGAGAGTTTAAAGATTGTTTTGCTTGGGATTACCACGAAATGCCTGGGTTAAGCAGAGAAATGGTCGAAATGAAGTTACCTATTAAGGAGGGAAAAAGACCAGTAAAACAACTACCAAGAAGATTCGCACCGGAAATCATGTCCAAGATTAAGGAAGAGATCGAAAGGCTGCTGAGGTGTAAATTCATCAGGGCTGCCAGGTATGTCGAATGGTTAGCAAATATAGTCCCTGTCATTAAAAAGAATGGAACTCTTAGAGTATGCATAGATTTTAGGGATTTAAATAATGCTACACCTAAAGATGAATATGCTATGCCAGTAGCGGAAATGTTGGTAGATTCGGCAGCTGGTTTCGAATTTTTGAGCATGTTAGATGGTTATTCTGGTTATAACCAAATATTTATTGCTGAAAATGATGTGTCGAAAACAGCATTTCGATGCCCTG GAGATTTCCTTGGTTTTGTGGTGCATAAAAAAGGCATTgagataaatcaaaataagacaAAGGCTATTCTTGAGACGAAGCCTCCTTCGACCAAAAAACAGCTTCAGTCTTTGCTAGGAAAAATCAACTTCTTGAGGCGATTCATTTCGAATCTAAGTGGCAAAGCTCAGATTTTTTCGCCATTACTTCGACTCAAGAAAGATGAACCATTCAAATGGAATGAAGAGCATCAAAAGGCTTTCgatgaaattaaagaatatcTGATCAAGCCTCCTGTGTTAATGCCTCCTAGTCGAAACAAGTCTATGAAGTTGTATATTGCTGCGTCTGACAAGACCATTGGTAGCATGTTGGCTCAGGAAGATGATGATGGCATAGAACATGCAATTTATTATCTTAGTCGTGTACTAAATGATGCAGAAACTAGATATACTGCCATAGAAAAACTTTGTCTTTGTCTGTATTTCTCTTGTGCAAAACTTAAGCAATATATAAAGCCTGTTGATGTTTATGTGTATTctcattatgatattattaagcaCATGTTGTCAAAACCGATTTTACACAGTAGAATTGGAAAATGGGCTTTAGCATTAACAGAATATTCTTTAACGTACAAGCCTTTGAAATCTGTTAAGGGTCAGATTGTGGCTGATTTTATTGTAGATCATTCATTGATCGAGATGCCGCAAGATTATGTCGATACAGAGCCTTGGATTTTGTATTTCGATGGATCGAAACACAAACATGGAACTGGAATTGGAGTTTTAATAATATCCCCCAATAAAGTTCCAACTaagttcaaatataaaattaaagggCTTTGTTCTAATAATGAGGCTGAGTATGAAGCTCTAATTACAGgccttgaaattttaattagccTGGGGGCAAGAAATGTTAATATAAGAGGTGATTCAGAATTAGTGTTGAGGCAATTAACACAAGAATACAAATGTGTTAATGAACATTtagcaaaatattttgttatagcAAGTTCTCTTCTGAATCATTTCGATTATATTAACATTGAGCATGTACCTCGACAAGAAAACCGAGAAGCAAATGATTTAGCCCAAATAGCTTCAGGGTACAAAATGTCGAAGGAAAAGTTAACTCAGTTGatcgaaataaaaaataaactggtGTTACCAGAGCCATTAAGCACTAAATTGCCAATGCCAAAACTTGTGGGGGCAAGTATACCACAAAATAATGAAGATGAAAGTATGAATGATCTTCAGGAAAAGATTCAAATTTTGGCCATTGACGATATGTTAGATAATGATTGGAGAAAGTCCATTATTGAATATTTGGAAAATCCAATAGGCAATGTGGCTCGAAAGATCAAATATAGGGCTTTAAATTACGTGATTGTGGGAAATGATTTGTTTAAAAAGACTGCAGAAGGAGTGTTGCTAAAATGTCTAAGTGAATCAGAAGCATACTTGGCAGTTTCCCATGTTCACAGTGGGGCTTGTGGATCACATCAAGCAGGCCATAAAATGAAATGGCTTTTATTTCGACAAGGTTTGTATTGGCCTTCGATGTTAAAAGACTGTATAGAATTTGCTAAAGGCTGTCAAGAATGCCAAAAGCATGCAGGGATACAGCATTTACCTGCTAGTGAGTTACACTCCATAATCAAACCTTGGCCTTTCAGAGGATGGGCTTTGGACTTAATTGGTGAAATCAAGCCTGCCTCTTCTAAGAACCAGCGTTATATTATAGTTGGTATCGATTACTTTACAAAATGGATCGAAGCAGTCCCTTTGCCAAATGTTGATCAGGAAGCA AAATTCTCCTAA